Within the Gemmobacter sp. genome, the region AGCCCGGCCACCCAGGGCAGGCTGGTGCCGGGCGGCACGGTGCCCACGAAGACGGCGCCAAAGAACACCGCCGGCTTGGGGTTGGCCAGTTGCGTGGCAACACCCATCCACATGGCGCGCAGGGCGCCGCGCGCCACCTGCCCGCCAGCAGGCGCGGCCATGGGTTCGCTGGCATGGCGCCACATGTTGAAGGCGATCCAGCACAGGAACAGCCCGCCCGCCACCTTGAACCCCCAGAGCAGCGCCGGCGCCACCTTGAACAGCACCGCCAGCCCGAACAGCGCCGCCACCGCCCACACCACCGCGCCGATCCCCAGCCCCAGCGCCAGCCAGACGCCGGTGCGGAACCCCTCGGTCACGCCGGTGCGCGCCGCCATCAGCACCGCCGGCCCCGGAGAGGCGGCGGCCACCAGATGCAGCGCCCAGGCGGCCAGAAAGGCGGTCAGCGTCACTCCTTGCGCCCCGTCACCACGTCGATGTCGGGCGCGTCCACGGCCTTCATGCCCACCACATGATAGCCCGCGTCCACATGCAGGTTTTCCCCGGTGGTGCCCGACCCCAGATCCGACAGCAGATAGAGCGAGGCCTTGCCGACCTCTTCCTGCGTCACGTTGCGGCGCAGCGGGCTGTTCAGTTCGTTCCACTTCATGATGTAGCGGAAATCGCCGATGCCGCTGGCGGCCAGCGTCTTGATCGGGCCGGCGGAAATCGCGTTCACGCGGATGCCGTCCTTGCCCAGATCCTCGGCCAGATACTTGACCGATGCCTCCAGCGCCGCCTTGGCCACGCCCATCACGTTGTAATGCGGCATCACCTTTTCGGCGCCGTAATAGGTCAGCGTCAGCAGGCTGCCGCCATTGGGCATCATGGCCGCCGCGCGCTGGCAGACGGCGGTAAAGGAATAGACCGAGATGTCCATCGCCATGCTGAACCCCGCCCGCGAGGTATCGGCATAACGCCCGCGCAGCTCGTTCTTGTCGGCGAAGCCGATGGCATGGACCACGAAATCCAGCGTGCCCCAGCGGTCCTTCAGCGTGTCGAACAGCGCGTCGATGCTGGCATCGTCGCCCACGTCGCATTCGGCCAGCAGAGAAGATCCCACCTGCGCGGCCAGCGGCTCGACCCGCTTTTTCAGCGCATCGCCCACATAGGAAAACGCAAGTTCGGCGCCCTGGTCGGCCAGCGCCCTGGCGATGCCCCAGGCAATCGACTTGTCGTTGGCCAGGCCCATGATAAGCCCGCGTTTGCCCTGCATCAGACCATTTGACATTGAAAGTCCCTCGCCCACTTATGTTCGGGTCCGGTTGGGTGTAGCGCATCGCACAAGCCGCATCAAGGCCGGGCGCAGTCACGACAGGACAGGCCCATGGACCGCACAGGCATCTTCGCAGGCGAAAACCCCTTTCACATCGCACGGGCCTGGCTGGCCGAGGCCGAAAAGACCGAACCGAACGATCCGAACGCCATCGCGCTGGGAACGGTGGATGCGCAGGGCCTGCCCAATGTGCGCATGGTGCTGCTGAAGGAAATCGCCGACGACGCCTTTGTGTTCTACACCAACTACGACAGCGCCAAGGGGCAGGAAATCGCCGCCACCGGCACGGCGGCCTTTGTCATGCACTGGAAATCGCTGCGCCGGCAGGTGCGGGTGCGCGGCACGGTGACCCGGGACGAAGGTCCGGGCGCCGATGCCTATTATGCCAGCCGCAACATCCAGTCGCGGCTGGGCGCCTGGGCCAGCCGGCAATCGCAGCCGCTGTCCAGCCGCACCGCCCTGATGGCCGAGGTGGCCAAGGTCACCGCGCTGAAGGGGCCGAACCCGCCGCGCCCGCCGTTCTGGGGCGGCTTCCGCATCGACCCGGTGGAAATAGAGTTCTGGGCCGATGGCGCCTTCCGGTTGCACGACCGCTTCCGCTGGCGCAAGGATCGGGGCGGCGACAGCTGGAACGTGCAGCGGCTCAACCCCTGATTTTATCTGATCGACCTCAACCTTTTGGGTAGGTTGACTTATTTCGCGCTTCGCGAATTGCTGCCCCGGCGCATGACCTGCATTTGCCCTTGAAAGTCAGGTCCGGTCAGCGCAGAAACGCACAGTGAGCTGAATCTGGGGAAAAGGCTCGAATATGGAAGAACAGGACAAGGCCCTGGAACGTTCGCGCGTTCAGGGCCGGGTAAAATGGTTTGATCCCGTCAAGGGGTTCGGCTTCATCATCGCGGATGCCGGTGGGCCGGATATTCTGCTGCACGCCAATGTGCTGCGGAATTTCGGGCAGGGCTCGGTCGCCGACGGCGCCGAGATCGAGGTCTTCGTGCAACGCACGGCCCGGGGCGCCCAGGCGGTTGAAATCGTGGACATCCGCCCGCCCGAAGGCGCCGGCTTCATGCTGGGCGAGGATATCCCGCCCGAGGTGGCCAGCACCATCGCCGAACTGCCGATCGAACCGGCCCGGGTGAAGTGGTTCGACAAGGGCAAGGGCTTCGGCTTTGCCAACGTGTTCGGCCGGCCCGAGGATGTGTTCGTGCATATCGAGGTGCTGCGCCAGTCCGGCTTTGCCGATCTGCAACCCGGCGAAGCGGTCGGGCTGCGCATTGTCGAGGGTAAACGCGGCCGCATGGCTGCACAGGTGTTGTCATGGGAAGCCGCCTTGCGCAAACCGGCCTGACCCGCCTTGTGGCGGCCACGGCCCTGCTGGTCGCCTCGGCCATGGCCGCGGCGGCCGCCTGCGCCCCCGGCGTGGTGGAACTGAAGGGACCGCGCGGCACCGCCAGATTCGCCGTGGAACTGGCCGATACCAATGCGACGCGGGCGCAGGGCCTGATGTTTCGCGAAAAGATGGCCAGTTCGGCCGGCATGCTGTTCGTCTATGACCGGCCGGGCCGCGCCATGTTCTGGATGAAGAACACCCTGATTCCGCTGGACATGATCTTTGCCGACCCCACCGGCAAGGTTCTGCGCGTGCATGAAAACGCCATTCCGCATGACGAAACCCCGATCGACGGCGGCGATGGCGTGTTCGCGGTGCTGGAAATCAACGGCGGGCTGGCGCGGCGACTGGGCATCGGCCCCGGCACCCTGATGCGCCACCCCGCCTTTGCGCCGGGTCCGGCCGCCCTGCCCTGCGACTGATCTTTTCATTCCCGAAACCCTCCGCTAAAGAGAGGG harbors:
- a CDS encoding LysE family translocator, translating into MTLTAFLAAWALHLVAAASPGPAVLMAARTGVTEGFRTGVWLALGLGIGAVVWAVAALFGLAVLFKVAPALLWGFKVAGGLFLCWIAFNMWRHASEPMAAPAGGQVARGALRAMWMGVATQLANPKPAVFFGAVFVGTVPPGTSLPWVAGLLLAVWVNEVVCNILVARLFSFDRTRSIYARMKAGIDRAFGGILAVLGLKIAAT
- the fabI gene encoding enoyl-ACP reductase FabI; protein product: MSNGLMQGKRGLIMGLANDKSIAWGIARALADQGAELAFSYVGDALKKRVEPLAAQVGSSLLAECDVGDDASIDALFDTLKDRWGTLDFVVHAIGFADKNELRGRYADTSRAGFSMAMDISVYSFTAVCQRAAAMMPNGGSLLTLTYYGAEKVMPHYNVMGVAKAALEASVKYLAEDLGKDGIRVNAISAGPIKTLAASGIGDFRYIMKWNELNSPLRRNVTQEEVGKASLYLLSDLGSGTTGENLHVDAGYHVVGMKAVDAPDIDVVTGRKE
- the pdxH gene encoding pyridoxamine 5'-phosphate oxidase, which translates into the protein MDRTGIFAGENPFHIARAWLAEAEKTEPNDPNAIALGTVDAQGLPNVRMVLLKEIADDAFVFYTNYDSAKGQEIAATGTAAFVMHWKSLRRQVRVRGTVTRDEGPGADAYYASRNIQSRLGAWASRQSQPLSSRTALMAEVAKVTALKGPNPPRPPFWGGFRIDPVEIEFWADGAFRLHDRFRWRKDRGGDSWNVQRLNP
- a CDS encoding cold shock domain-containing protein, with amino-acid sequence MEEQDKALERSRVQGRVKWFDPVKGFGFIIADAGGPDILLHANVLRNFGQGSVADGAEIEVFVQRTARGAQAVEIVDIRPPEGAGFMLGEDIPPEVASTIAELPIEPARVKWFDKGKGFGFANVFGRPEDVFVHIEVLRQSGFADLQPGEAVGLRIVEGKRGRMAAQVLSWEAALRKPA
- a CDS encoding DUF192 domain-containing protein gives rise to the protein MGSRLAQTGLTRLVAATALLVASAMAAAAACAPGVVELKGPRGTARFAVELADTNATRAQGLMFREKMASSAGMLFVYDRPGRAMFWMKNTLIPLDMIFADPTGKVLRVHENAIPHDETPIDGGDGVFAVLEINGGLARRLGIGPGTLMRHPAFAPGPAALPCD